The Montipora capricornis isolate CH-2021 chromosome 6, ASM3666992v2, whole genome shotgun sequence genome has a window encoding:
- the LOC138051391 gene encoding forkhead box protein Q1-like: protein MISSTEVSGSAFSPVSTPKSPSCEVDEERDVDIQWRPGNPSQMHLSRHFWSVWGPYSSPFGPSAMDHVLKPTSPPIWPMCGSFGSPVYPSFWKERFSQFRFAPYSDEEKPSQSYIGLIAEAILSSPEEKLILSDIYNYILTHYPYFRNKGTGWRNSIRHNLSLNDCFVKAGRSPNGKGHFWAISSLYYEDFRRGDFRRRRIQKRSHKSRRTSSESSKEEVVICKAESSEEVGTGSEEPEEVLECTVTVKDEQQNEGDESASEKVEVSQEKRKSFDMASLLAPDRGQRETGLVLPVYSRPFEASLVYNSYPIHSGGYLPQVTAYDRHRGSESTKLIFPYNYRLAC, encoded by the coding sequence ATGATCTCGTCAACAGAAGTGAGTGGATCCGCCTTCTCGCCAGTCTCAACTCCAAAGTCGCCATCCTGTGAAGTCGATGAAGAGAGAGATGTTGATATCCAGTGGAGACCTGGCAACCCCAGCCAAATGCATCTTTCTCGTCATTTCTGGTCGGTATGGGGGCCATATTCTTCCCCATTCGGGCCATCGGCAATGGATCATGTTTTGAAGCCGACAAGTCCACCAATTTGGCCTATGTGCGGCTCCTTCGGAAGTCCAGTTTATCCATCATTCTGGAAAGAACGCTTTAGTCAATTCCGATTCGCACCTTATTCTGACGAAGAGAAACCGAGCCAGTCATACATCGGTCTGATCGCTGAAGCAATTCTAAGCTCGCCAGAAGAAAAACTCATTTTGAGTGACATTTACAACTATATTCTTACTCACTACCCATACTTCAGAAACAAAGGAACTGGCTGGAGAAACAGCATTCGCCACAACCTTTCCCTGAACGATTGCTTCGTCAAAGCCGGTCGCAGTCCAAACGGGAAGGGCCATTTCTGGGCCATCAGTTCTTTGTATTACGAAGACTTTCGACGCGGAGACTTCAGGAgaagaaggatccaaaagcGCTCCCACAAGAGCAGAAGAACGTCTAGTGAATCATCCAAAGAAGAAGTTGTTATCTGTaaagcagaaagcagcgaagaggTGGGAACAGGTTCCGAAGAACCAGAGGAGGTTCTGGAATGTACAGTAACTGTCAAAGATGAACAACAGAACGAAGGAGATGAGAGCGCGTCCGAGAAAGTTGAAGTTTCTCAAGAAAAGCGCAAGTCGTTTGACATGGCAAGTTTGTTAGCTCCTGACAGAGGGCAGAGAGAAACAGGACTGGTTTTGCCCGTGTATTCCCGACCCTTTGAGGCAAGTCTTGTGTACAACTCCTACCCGATCCACTCTGGCGGATATCTTCCTCAAGTAACCGCCTATGATCGCCATCGTGGATCTGAATCAACGAAGCTCATATTTCCGTACAATTACCGTCTTGCCTGTTAA